The region GCACGTACATGATCTGGTGCATGTATGACTACATCCAATTCTTTTTCACTTACTTTATCTTGGTAGTTTTCTTTCGACTGAACAAAACTCATCTGAGGTCTTGTAGCTTCAGGTTTACCGGCAGACGCAACAAAAGTCTCAGCCTCCTTATTATCTGTACCAAATTGAATTAATTTTGGCATGCAAATATTATTGATCAGTAGTTCATTAAAATGCGATAATGTCTGAACAGCAACAACATCATCTGCAGTCGTGGTCATATCAAGAGGGCAACACAGCAAGTTAAAGTCTCCCCCAATAACCATCGGTAAAGTACAAGACTCAATCTTGGTCGAGAGTTCATTAAGGAAAAGGTTCGACAGAGAGTGGTCCGCAGGCCCATAAACAACGATGTACTCACAGAGGGTATTCATAGATTTGTGAGACAGAACAACACTAGCCCAAAAAAACCCATGATCAAAAGCAACGAAATCAAAAATATCCTTATTAGAGCCAATCAAAATCCCGTCAGAGTGTCCCGAAGCAGGTAATAATTGCCAATGAAATCTATCCATACCCACGATAGCAGAGAGTTCAGTAGGGGAGAAGGAATCCTTAAAAGTTTCAATCAGCCCCACAAAATCAATAGAGTTAGAACGAACCAAATCTTTAAGTTGGTCACGGCGCCCCCTAGCACCGAACCCCCTTATATTCCAGAATAAAGCCCTCATTTATACGACAGGTTCTTGATACGGAGACTCGACCTGCAGGGGGCCATGCAGGATTTAGAACGTTTATTAGCGCCCCTCTTGGCAGGACAGGAAGGGGGCTGGCCACTACCAGCACCCGAAGCCTCCCCCGCAGCACAGCCAGCGTCCGTGACCCGCGAGGCAACAGCCTCTTTGGCTTTCGCAATGGCTGCCTGAGCCAATTCATTAGCCCGAATAATGGCAAGAAGCGAACTAGGAGAACCAACAAAAGAATCGACCACCACACCCACATCCGACATAATGTTTAAAAGATGATCATCAGACATCGAAGATAAAACCACCCGAACCGGAGAAACAACGGCAATTGAGGATGGGGAGGTACCTGGGGGAGGGAGGTCCTTCGCCGCAACCCGCTTCTCCGCCCGTTCCAGGATAGAACCACCAGAGTGCGCCACCCGTCTACCTTTACGGGCCGTGGACACCGGGGAACGGATGGCAGGCGACCGCACAGCAGGAGAGCCAACATGGGGGCCCGAGCGGGACATGGAGCCCAGATCTTGATCAAGACGCCGACAAATCCCCGTCATTGATTGCTTCGAGCCCGAGTACTTGCACActgaggatttcttcttcgagGGGGGCTGGGATTCCATCATATCACGAGCAGGAGAGACAGGAAGATCTTCAATTCCCGAGCGGGTGGGGGAGAGAGGGCGAGCAGGAAGATTGGAGCAAGCACCAGACATAGGAGTGGCCGAGCAAGGCGGAGCCTTTGGCAGATCAGCGGCAGTAGTAGGAGCATTCTGAGCAGCAGGGGGGATCACCGAGTCATCACGAGGGGCATCACCATCAGGCGCTTGAGATTGAAACAACTCCCGTTCTGAGTCTACCAGTCCATCCCATTCGGATTGAGTGAAGCGGAGATTAGACCCAAAGCTCTGATTAGGGCCACCAAAGGAACCATCCCCTTCCTTGTCATGCTTATCATGCTTATCCGAAGGATTAACAGACGGAGGGGGGGGAGGTGGAGCTTggaaagccgccgccgccccctccacccGCACCCGCAGTCTGATGCCATTGGGAGATGGGTAAACATCAATGAAACCATGCACCCGTTCAGGGTCAACGCACCAAACCTTCATCCTAGCAGGACCAACCTTGTTCAGAGACTCCTCATCCACCTCAATGGGTTTCCCAATCAGAACCCCAAAGGACATGAGAAAAGCAGACGAGCGCAGGCCAGCCGGCAGATCATCGATCAACACCCACACTTGAGAGAGAGGGCCAACCGCAGTACCATTGTATGAAGCCGCTTTAACAGAAACCACCAGATGGTTAAGGGGCAAGGTGAAACTGGTGCAGGAAGCGATCATACGCAGGCATTCTTTGGAGGGGAACACCATAGAGAAGTCAAAGTCCGATAGCTGCACAACTTGCCAGTCCCAACCAGCAACATCCCAAATGCGGAGCCCTTCCAGAAGAGTTTGGGACGAGATCTTTTGGTCCTTGACAGAGACAGTCGCCGCATTGGACAGCGCAGGTGCCACCTCCCGAACAGGCAGGTCACCATCAAAGGCAAAGAAAGAGCAACCAGGGAGGCCCATACCAAACTGGAAGACCGCGGGAGGCTTCTGCCTATCCATGAAGTTGACCGTGAGGTGACCATCAGAACGGCAAATCAAGCAGAATGGGGGGTTGGTGCAGCGAGACTGGAAGTGCCCCGGTCTGTGGCAGGCAAAACAGGTGAGCGCCGATGGGTTGCTGTGGAAGGAAGGGGAGGGGCGGGGTTGCTgatgcgccggaggaggaggaaggatccCATCCCCCATGCCCGAAGGGAGGGGCGCCCCCGAGGCCGGACCAGGTGGCCGACGCGCCGGCCCCGCGAAGGAGCGAGGCGGCGGACGAAAACCAGATCCAGCCCCAAACGCGCGAGGAGGCGGGGGAGGCAGGGGCCGAGACGGGGCAGACGAGCCCCACCTCGCACCCTGAGTAGGAAGGGAAGCCGAGGACGAAGATACCCCACCGCcggaggccaccgccgcctcccacggATCCAGCACCGGAGAGGGAGAAGGACCAGATCCAGAGCCCTGCGGACCAGATCCAGTCACCCCATCCCTCTCCGAGCGCTGCACCCGCTCCGGACCCGAAGCCCAGGCGTCGCGGCCACGAGCCGCCTGCTCGCGCGCCGCCTGCTCCGACTCCAGCTTCGAGCGGAGCGAGGCCTCTAGCTCCTGATCCACCGCGGAGGCGGGGGAGTCCTCGCGGCGCCGCTTGCTACCAGAAAGCACCTCGCAGGAAGAGCCCCTAGATTTGTCCATGGAGATCACCGCAGCAAAAGTAAGAAGGAGGGGTGGGGTGGAGGGGATCTAAAGACACGACGGATGGGAAGGCGATAGCGGCGCAGATCAGAGGCGGAAGCAGGAAACCCTAGCAGGGGGGACGCCGAACCGCGTGGGATCCATATATAACCCGAGCGAGCCGTGCCCCCTGGGCCCGACTCGCCAAATGGGCCGAAGGAGGATGGGGAGCCGGTAGCCGGGTGTTGGGCCCAACTGGGCCAAAAGAAACGAGCGAGGGAAAATCGACCACCGaagaaaggaggggggggggggaaggccCACTAGCCAACACCGTCCCGATAGGCCCATCAGGCCCACACGGAGGGCAGGCCCGCAGGCCGGAGGCCACCGCActgagatctggatctagggtacaCGGGGCAACTGCCGGCCCCGCCGACGCCGCCACCGGCGACGAAGCCACATCAGCCAAAGACGGAGAAGGAGAGGCAGAGGGAGATGGAGATGGGGAGCCTCCAAGCTCCCCATCAGGAGCACAACCCAAGATACCAGGAGCAGGGGATGCGACCGCAAACTTACCAGATTTACNNNNNNNNNNNNNNNNNNNNNNNNNNNNNNNNNNNNNNNNNNNNNNNNNNNNNNNNNNNNNNNNNNNNNNNNNNNNNNNNNNNNNNNNNNNNNNNNNNNNNNNNNNNNNNNNNNNNNNNNNNNNNNNNNNNNNNNNNNNNNNNNNNNNNNNNNNNNNNNNNNNNNNNNNNNNNNNNNNNNNNNNNNNNNNNNNNNNNNNNNNNNNNNNNNNNNNNNNNNNNNNNNNNNNNNNNNNNNNNNNNNNNNNNNNNNNNNNNNNNNNNNNNNNNNNNNNNNNNNNNNNNNNNNNNNNNNNNNNNNNNNNNNNNNNNNNNNNNNNNNNNNNNNNNNNNNNNNNNNNNNNNNNNNNNNNNNNNNNNNNNNNNNNNNNNNNNNNNNNNNNNNNNNNNNNNNNNNNNNNNNNNNNNNNNNNNNNNNNNNNNNNNNNNNNNNNNNNNNNNNNNNNNNNNNNNNNNNNNNNNNNNNNNNNNNNNNNNNNNNNNNNNNNNNNNNNNNNNNNNNNNNNNNNNNNNNNNNNNNNNNNNNNNNNNNNNNNNNNNNNNNNNNNNNNNNNNNNNNNNNNNNNNNNNNNNNNNNNNNNNNNNNNNNNNNNNNNNNNNNNNNNNNNNNNNNNNNNNNNNNNNNNNNNNNNNGGAAGAGCGGGGGGCAGACCTACCGAGGCAaggaagaggggaggaagggaggggagagagggaggagagagagggaggagagaggagccaTCTCCCTCTTGCGTGGGCTTCTTCGTCCACACTTCTCTCTCGCGCGGCGCCAAAACACCAGTCCGCCATGtctcccttgcttctccttctcctggcTCTAGCCCTCCCCCTAGCGCTAGCCACGCCGGGGTCGGCGTCGGGGGTCCAGGAGGACGACGTACGGTGCCTACGCGGCGTCAAGAGCGGTCTCAAGGACCCCGACGGCCGCCTCTCGTCGTGGACCTTCGGCAACACCTCGTCGGGCGCCGTCTGCGACTTCCCCGGAATCACCTGCTGGAACCCGCAGGAGTCGCGCGTCCTCGGGCTCTCGCTCGCCGGCTTCGGCGTCCAGGGCACCGTCCCCTCCGCGCTCAAATACTGCCGGTCCACCAACATTCTCGACCTCTCGAAGAACGCGCTCGAGGGGCCGATCCCGCCCGCGCTCTGCGACTGGCTCCCCTACctcgtcgtcctcgacctctccggCAACCGCTTCTCCGGGCCGCTCCCCTCCGAGCTCGCCAACTGCCGCTACCTCAACTCCCTCAAGCTCAGCCACAACAACTTCTCCGGCCAGATCCCCGCGTCTCTCTCGCGGCTGGAACGGCTCAAGACGCTCGACCTCTCTGAGAACCGGCTCGACGGCCAGATCCCGCCCCAGCTCGGCGCGACATTCCCCAAGGAGTCCTTCTCCGGGAACCCGGGCCTGTGTGGACGCCCTGTGTCCTCGTACTGCGGCCGCGATTAGCAGTTGGACAAGCAAATTTAAACATAGACATGAGTTAGCATATGTTGTACAATCACCGATAAATGTGCTAAGTCGTTGGATCAGACTCCTATGTAATACATCACGCGAGAAGTAAGGTGGTTCGAGGGACGAGCAACTGAGGAAGCTAGCTTTTTCGAAAGAAAAAAAAGCTTCACTCTGATATCCTAAAACAATAAAAAATCGCATACTTTCGTCTTGATGTCCCATGTAGTGACTGATGTGTGCGTTTTGCATATATAGTTTTGTATGTTAATTATGCTTGTTTTATTAAACCTGCATTTTCATACATTTGTTTTTAAATATAATAATTTATCTCTTACTTAAAAAAAATACACGAGTTCCAAGTCTTACCTTACTTTTCTCATCCCCTCATCCCATTATCTGATAAATGTGTTTTCAACTCAAAATAAAGCATTAAGAGAATAGAAAAGACCATGATCATACACCCAACATATGTATAGTtatgatgcacacaaccaacatcaACACACacattctcgcaaaaaaaaaaacatcaACACACACATAAAAGACTGTCGACAAATCGCGAAACCATAGAAGATCAACACTATGCCTAGGGGGatgaaaaactaaaagaaaaagggaaaagagcAACATTGATCCTCGTCGAGGAGTTGCCGCCACAAAAATGACGTGAGCGCATATGGTCTAGATGTGAGATCCACGCGAGCTGTAAACCATACACACACCAATAAAATAACCTTGTGCTAAGAAAACCAAACAAATAACTTATCACGGAGCCATTGATCACATGACGAGAGAAAACACCACCGCCGAAATCCCACCTTGAAGACAATCCGACAGTCACCCGCTTTCATCACCAATGTCTCTAAATGGTAAATTTGGGCACCTGAGACAATACACCCCGAGTTGTCACGGTCCCGCCAAGGTCGTGGATATGACCTGTGAATTACCACGCACCATCTTTGTAACTTGATGTCTCAACGGAAAATCGGCACCACCTGTCACCACGCTCCGCCATGATGCCCCAACCACCCAAGACAGGGCACTGGTGAGCAAGGAATCGGCCGCCGCAGCACGAACCTGCCATCATCCACTGGTCCACCTAGACAATGTAGCTCTAGGAGAGAAAAACGACACCATTGACGCCATCGTCAGATCTGAGATCACTTTTACATAGGGTTTCCCTCGAAGCAGCGGACGGCTCGGCGAGAACGGCATTGACGAAACTTCGACAAGGTAACGACGCCCAAAGGCGTCGACTTCGTTGGCCCGGGGAAATAGTCGTCGTTAGGTGGTCGACGAACCTGGTTATAATTTTTATTATCTTTGATGTTCTTTATACTGCCATGATTGagaatgaatagattggaagtttattGGGAAAAAATGACTGTCTACAGTGCGAGTATCATATGAAATATCATGCATATGCCAAGTAAGCAGTTTAGATGGGGTGTCAGACAATTAAATGAAGAAAAATAGGATATGATATTAtaatatcatattaaatgatgtactaCTACGTGTCACACAGGACAATAAATGAAGTCATGTATAATACTACCAATCTTATGACATTATGCACTATGAAGATAACATCAtactatcatatgcatgatactaattaatatactctctccattcctaaatacttgtctttctaggcattttaacaagtgactacatacagagtaaaatgagtgaatctacactctaaaatatgtctacatacatccgtatgtgttaatcatttgaaatgtctagaaagacaaatatttaggaacggagggagtatgatacttCTCACTGCTAGTATCAAATGTTTGGAAGAATTGGCTTGTCAATTTCATGGTCAAGAAATCTTCACTCCGGCTTGACCAATTATTTGGCAAGAATATATGAAATTAATTGGATTTCCTAGCAACTTTGTTTGACTCTCTCTTCAATATCTTGCAAAAAAAAAAGGGAATGGTTAAAGTGTTAGACAGATGATTAATGAGCTGCACATGCGGCGAGACCTTTGACTGGATCGACGGTCGTCGGTCTCCTGGCGTTTTGGGCCTGCTGACAAGAACAGCCTCCCCAATCACACGGGAGAGAAACAAAAATCGCACGTCGAAACTCATTATTTCCACGTGTGGTGTTGCCGCTGCTTCCAAGTCGACGGTGAATCGGTGACATCTGGTCGCCCCTGACGCATATTCATGCTCATGCTCTTGTCCCATGCATTACACCTTGGGTGTGTTCGGTTTTCTGAATTTTAGACCCTAGACTATAGGGAAGTGAAGAAGCTTCTCTGGACTCCGGTAGATGGTCTAGTCACTCTGTCCCTCTCTAGCAAAAGAACACTTGTGGAAGAATCTTGGGTCCGAAAGAAAATTCTTTTGGAGCAGTAGCGTTTTAGGTTCTAATCTTTGTTTGATGGTCTAAATTTCCACGTAGAAGGTTCGTCGAAAAGGATTCGCCGTGGACTCGCACGGTCCAGTTTGGTTTGCTTTTACAAGTAGCGCGTGACACTGTAGCTACGTACCTAACGCATTGGCTCGGCCTGAAGAGTGCCCTTCTCCTGATTCTCACCCCCATCGGTTCACATGTGTGCTTTCGTGGAAAATCTCCAGACATGTGTTCCGGACAAGGAATGTTTGAAGTGTTGCTCCATGGAGCCATCTTAATTTTTTAGTCGAGGATTCATGGTGGTCGGCGTCCAAAGTACCCAAGAAACTAATATGTAGAATAAAATGCATTGGCATTGCTGGCTCACTGTGATCCCTGTACTTAAAAATACGGTAGATATAATTATTAAGTAATTTATCATGATTATACAGTCATTGCCTTGCCCAAGCCCCTAGAGCTCTGCATTTATAAAAGAAAATCAGTATGCATATTTGTTACAAGTAAAACGAGAGAAAATCGAGAGAGATGTAAATGAATCCAACCAGTGTCAGTTTCATTGATGGTCAGTGAAGGGATGCGTCGGCTCGATGAAGCAAGAAAACCGTCGTGGCGGTTGCCGGATTGGCAATGCACGTGCAGTTATATAAGACATGATTATCTCTTTAATTACAACATTAATTAAATCCTAACACTCCCTCTAATCCTTGCTTGTCCATGTGACTGATCATCTTTGAAATAATCTCTTCTAAAATACCGTGAGAAAAGTATGAGGAGATATGTGCAATATGCCGTAAAAAACTCCGTCCAAAAACCCagtgaaagaataaaaagaaaatgacATATCATAATGCTTGTATTACCATTCCTTCGTTAAAAAAATTCTATGAGAAACCATTCATGAAAAACTCCTAAATAAGAAGAGTACAATATCTAAGAACCAAATATCTTGAACAGGTTGTCATATGGGGGTACACTTTCCCCGaatcatgcaaatcataaagtcatCTCATATCAATTTCAGTAACATAGATAATAGTGGGTAGTTCCAAATTTCCAATGAACCAACTCATCTTAAACTTTCAATAAAATTCATCATTCTGAGAAGTCACATACATCTATGTGATACTTCATACAAATCAATGATTTTAGATGACTAGTGGATGCCGCCACTAAAGTATCGCTGACCACGGCGGAGACGCACGTGATGCGCCTACTCAGCAAGAATGCGAAGGTCTGGCTCGACATCGAGTACTAAGAGCGCGAAGCGGCGAAGAAGGTGGCCAGCGACGCGAAAGCGGACTGGCTCACGAAGCAGCATAACCGCGTCGCCTGGCGCCTCGCAGGCTTCATACCGTCCTCTCCCAACTATAGCGGCACGATGAGCACGAACGACGGTGATGCCTCTCTGACCATGGACGCCTACGTGGAGGAAAACTATCGCCGCACTTGTGACTGCAAGGGCAAGGGCCGGATGCGGAAACGGTGAAGTCCGACGCCCCTCCGTTTATTTTAGTATCTATCTAGTTTAGCTATCTAGTATCCGGTAATGAACTTCTAGTGGTTCGGTTGTACAGGTCCGGTGATGAACTTTTGTTGCTCTGTCCGTGAATTTTATCTATGTTTGCTTCTTTCTATCGTTTCTATGCTGATGATCTATGTAATTTTTCTCACTTTGCATGGATTTGGAGGGCCGAATATGATGAGGATGGTTGCGAACACTAAAATATGAGGGATGACCAAGAATGTCCACGACTGCGTCCTGTAGGatctaaagtatgtctagaggggggggggcttgATTAGAAACCTAAAACCTAACATTTTCTCAATTTTAGCtgtaggcagattttagcaattatgataagtcaagcaacaccctacacatgcaattatAAGAGTATAGTAGTGAAAAGTAAGACATTGCACATGTAAGTAAAGGAAGGGTTTGAAGAAGGCAAATGTAATGGGGATacgaagatttttggcatggttcccataggtggtgctatcgtacatccacgttgatgaagacttgaatccacgaagggtaacggctgcgcgagtccatggagggctccacccacgaagggtccacgaagaagcaaccttgtctatcccatcatggccatcgcccacgaaggacttgcctcactcgggtagatcttcacgaagtaggcaatctccttgcccttgcaaACCTCGGTGGGACTAAAATAATTGCAACTGGTTACAGATGGTTTGGCAAGCCATCTTGGTGTGATCGgttggaaaactcggtgggaccgaaataattgcaacaagtTACAAAGAGTTGGGCAGGCCATCCCGGTGTGATCGAGAACCATATCAATCACT is a window of Triticum dicoccoides isolate Atlit2015 ecotype Zavitan chromosome 2B, WEW_v2.0, whole genome shotgun sequence DNA encoding:
- the LOC119367970 gene encoding inactive LRR receptor-like serine/threonine-protein kinase BIR2, coding for MSPLLLLLLALALPLALATPGSASGVQEDDVRCLRGVKSGLKDPDGRLSSWTFGNTSSGAVCDFPGITCWNPQESRVLGLSLAGFGVQGTVPSALKYCRSTNILDLSKNALEGPIPPALCDWLPYLVVLDLSGNRFSGPLPSELANCRYLNSLKLSHNNFSGQIPASLSRLERLKTLDLSENRLDGQIPPQLGATFPKESFSGNPGLCGRPVSSYCGRD